One window of Flavobacteriales bacterium genomic DNA carries:
- the rpoC gene encoding DNA-directed RNA polymerase subunit beta', whose protein sequence is MIKKEVKLTSQFDKIVISLASPEKILERSHGEVIKPETINYRTYKPERDGLFCERIFGPVKDFECHCGKYKRIRYKGIVCDRCGVEVTEKKVRRERMGHIQLTVPVAHIWYFRSLPNKIGYLLGLPTKKLDQIIYYERYVVIQAGDGSIMNKEGEAVQYLDFLTEEEYLDILEGLGKENQHLEETDPNKFIAKMGAEGLYDLLRRLDLDTLSYDLRHKANTETSQQRKNEALKRLNVVEAFRSANSRRENKPEWMIVKVVPVIPPELRPLVPLDGGRFATSDLNDLYRRVIIRNNRLKRLVEIKAPEVILRNEKRMLQEAVDSLFDNSRKSSAVKSESNRPLKSLSDSLKGKQGRFRQNLLGKRVDYSARSVIVVGPDLKLHECGLPKDMAAELYKPFIIRKLIERGIVKTVKSAKKIVDKKEPVIWDILENVLKSHPVLLNRAPTLHRLGIQAFQPKLIEGKAIQLHPLVTTAFNADFDGDQMAVHLPLGHAAILEAQLLMLASHNILNPANGAPIAVPSQDMVLGLYYITKGRKSEKDHPIKGEGSIFYSSEEVNIAYNEGRLDLHAWIKVRWMDAKGETSLIETTVGRVLFNEMVPEEVGYINEVLTKRSLRDIIGRVVRESGTAKAAKFLDDIKELGFMNAFRGGLSFNLADVVIPAEKDKLIKAAQGEADEVTGNYNMGLITNNERYNQTIDIWTHTNSKLTYTLMERLKNDNQGFNSIYMMMDSGARGSKEQIRQLSGMRGLMAKPQKSGGGQDIIENPILSNFKEGLSILEYFISTHGARKGLADTALKTADAGYLTRRLVDVAQDVVITNDDCGTLRGLVATDLLKNEEVVESLRDRILGRTVVHDVLHPQTGELIIASGDTIGEEVANIIGSSPIEEVEVRSVLTCEQRHGVCAKCYGRNLATGRMVQIGEAVGVIAAQSIGEPGTQLTLRTFHVGGVAGKITEDSQIVAKYDGKLEIDELRTVKKKDRKGEDAEVVISRSAEMRIVDNNTGIVLTTSNIPYGAMFYGKAGKQVKKGEMICQWDPYNAVIISELSGKLGFESIEESVTYRQEIDEQTGFTEKVIVESRDKRKNPTIKIIDAKSKEEIKSYSLPVGAHIVVSEGDKVEAGDILVKIPRSSGKGGDITGGLPRVTELFEARNPSNPAVVSEIDGIVSYGKIKRGNREIIVESRTGEHKFYLVPLSKHILVQENDFVKAGQSLSDGSIAPGDILNIQGPTRVQEYLVDEVQDVYRMQGVKINDKHFEVIVRQMMRKVEIEDPGDTRFLERQAVMKAEFMEENDDMFDKLVVTSAGESASVKEGQIITLRKLRDENSVLKRKDGKLVETRSATPATSRQLLMGITRASLQTESFISAASFQETTKVLNEAAVAAKEDNLKGLKENVIVGHLIPAGTGTRAFQKELVYGKDEYTRLMAAKLTAQEIEE, encoded by the coding sequence ATGATCAAGAAGGAGGTGAAGCTGACGAGCCAATTCGACAAGATCGTCATCAGCTTGGCGAGCCCCGAGAAGATCCTCGAGCGCAGCCACGGTGAGGTGATCAAGCCGGAAACGATCAACTACCGCACCTACAAGCCCGAGCGTGACGGCCTTTTCTGCGAGCGCATCTTCGGCCCTGTGAAGGACTTCGAATGCCATTGTGGCAAGTACAAGCGCATCCGCTACAAAGGGATCGTGTGCGACCGTTGCGGCGTGGAGGTCACCGAGAAGAAAGTGCGCCGCGAGCGCATGGGCCACATCCAGCTGACCGTGCCGGTGGCACACATCTGGTATTTCCGCAGCCTGCCGAACAAGATCGGCTACCTGCTGGGCCTGCCCACCAAGAAGCTCGACCAGATCATCTATTACGAGCGTTATGTGGTGATCCAGGCCGGTGATGGAAGCATCATGAACAAGGAGGGTGAGGCCGTACAGTACCTGGATTTCCTTACGGAAGAGGAATACTTGGACATCCTGGAGGGATTAGGAAAGGAGAACCAGCATCTGGAGGAAACCGACCCCAACAAGTTCATCGCGAAGATGGGTGCGGAGGGCCTGTACGACCTGCTGCGCCGCCTCGACCTGGACACTCTCAGCTACGACCTGCGCCACAAGGCCAACACCGAGACCAGCCAGCAGCGCAAAAACGAGGCCCTCAAGCGCCTCAACGTGGTGGAGGCCTTCCGCAGTGCCAACAGCCGTCGCGAGAACAAGCCCGAGTGGATGATCGTGAAGGTGGTACCGGTGATCCCGCCTGAGCTGCGCCCGTTAGTGCCCTTGGACGGCGGCCGCTTCGCTACCAGCGACCTGAACGACCTCTACCGCCGTGTGATCATCCGCAACAACCGCCTCAAGCGTTTGGTGGAGATCAAGGCGCCGGAGGTGATCCTGCGAAACGAGAAGCGCATGCTGCAGGAGGCCGTGGACAGCCTCTTCGACAACAGCCGCAAGAGCAGCGCCGTAAAGAGCGAGAGCAACCGCCCGCTGAAGTCCCTGAGCGATTCGCTCAAAGGCAAGCAGGGCCGCTTCCGCCAGAACCTGCTCGGTAAGCGCGTGGACTATAGCGCACGTTCCGTTATCGTGGTGGGCCCTGACCTGAAGCTGCACGAGTGCGGGCTGCCGAAGGACATGGCGGCCGAGCTCTACAAGCCGTTCATCATCCGCAAGCTCATCGAGCGCGGCATCGTGAAGACGGTGAAGAGCGCCAAGAAGATCGTGGACAAGAAAGAGCCGGTGATCTGGGACATCCTGGAGAACGTGCTGAAGAGCCACCCCGTGCTCCTCAACCGGGCACCGACGCTGCACCGCTTAGGCATCCAGGCCTTCCAACCGAAACTGATCGAGGGCAAGGCCATCCAGCTGCACCCGCTGGTGACCACCGCCTTCAACGCTGACTTTGACGGTGACCAGATGGCCGTTCACCTGCCACTGGGCCACGCCGCCATCTTGGAAGCACAACTGTTGATGCTGGCCAGCCACAACATCCTCAACCCGGCCAACGGAGCGCCCATCGCGGTGCCCAGTCAGGACATGGTGCTCGGCCTTTATTACATCACCAAAGGTCGCAAGAGCGAGAAGGACCATCCCATCAAAGGGGAAGGGTCCATCTTCTACAGCTCCGAGGAAGTGAACATCGCCTACAACGAGGGCAGGCTGGACCTGCACGCCTGGATCAAAGTGCGCTGGATGGACGCCAAAGGCGAGACCAGCCTTATCGAGACCACTGTGGGCCGAGTGCTCTTCAATGAAATGGTCCCCGAGGAAGTGGGCTACATCAACGAAGTGCTCACCAAGCGTTCGCTGCGTGACATCATTGGCCGTGTGGTGCGCGAAAGCGGTACCGCGAAAGCCGCCAAGTTCCTGGACGATATCAAGGAACTCGGCTTCATGAACGCCTTCCGTGGCGGATTGAGCTTTAACCTGGCCGACGTGGTGATCCCCGCCGAAAAGGACAAGCTGATCAAGGCCGCACAGGGAGAGGCGGATGAGGTGACCGGCAACTACAACATGGGCCTCATCACCAACAATGAGCGCTACAACCAGACCATCGACATCTGGACACACACCAACAGCAAGCTCACCTATACGCTGATGGAGCGCCTGAAGAACGATAACCAGGGCTTCAACTCCATCTACATGATGATGGACTCCGGCGCACGTGGTTCAAAAGAGCAGATCCGTCAGCTCAGCGGCATGCGCGGCCTGATGGCCAAGCCTCAGAAGAGCGGCGGCGGACAGGACATCATCGAGAACCCCATCCTTTCGAACTTCAAGGAAGGACTGTCCATCTTGGAGTATTTCATCTCCACCCACGGTGCGCGTAAAGGCCTGGCCGATACCGCGCTGAAGACCGCTGACGCCGGTTACCTCACCCGCCGATTGGTGGACGTGGCGCAGGACGTAGTGATCACCAACGACGACTGCGGTACTCTTCGCGGCTTGGTGGCGACCGACCTGTTGAAGAACGAGGAAGTAGTGGAAAGCCTGCGCGACAGGATCCTGGGCCGCACCGTCGTGCATGATGTGCTGCATCCCCAGACCGGTGAGCTGATCATCGCCAGCGGTGATACCATCGGTGAGGAGGTCGCGAACATTATCGGCAGTAGCCCTATCGAAGAGGTGGAGGTGCGCAGCGTACTGACCTGCGAACAGCGCCATGGCGTTTGTGCGAAGTGCTACGGCCGCAACCTTGCCACGGGCCGCATGGTCCAGATCGGTGAGGCCGTCGGCGTGATCGCCGCACAGTCCATCGGAGAACCTGGTACGCAGCTTACCCTTCGCACATTCCACGTCGGTGGTGTGGCGGGCAAGATCACCGAGGACAGCCAGATCGTGGCCAAGTATGACGGTAAACTGGAGATCGACGAGCTGCGTACGGTGAAGAAGAAGGACCGCAAGGGCGAGGACGCCGAAGTGGTCATCAGCCGCAGCGCCGAAATGCGCATCGTGGACAACAACACCGGCATCGTGCTTACCACCAGCAACATCCCTTATGGGGCCATGTTCTATGGCAAGGCCGGGAAGCAGGTGAAGAAAGGCGAGATGATCTGCCAGTGGGATCCGTACAACGCCGTCATCATCTCCGAGCTTTCCGGTAAATTGGGCTTCGAGAGCATCGAGGAAAGCGTGACCTATCGTCAGGAGATCGACGAACAGACCGGATTCACCGAGAAGGTCATCGTGGAAAGCCGCGACAAGCGCAAGAACCCCACCATCAAGATCATCGACGCCAAGAGCAAGGAGGAGATCAAGAGCTACTCCCTGCCCGTGGGTGCACACATCGTGGTAAGCGAAGGCGACAAAGTGGAGGCAGGCGATATCCTCGTGAAGATCCCACGCAGCTCCGGCAAAGGCGGTGACATCACCGGTGGTCTGCCCCGTGTTACGGAACTCTTCGAGGCCCGTAACCCCAGCAACCCTGCAGTGGTCAGCGAGATCGATGGTATCGTTTCCTATGGCAAGATCAAGCGGGGCAACCGTGAGATCATCGTGGAAAGCCGCACTGGCGAGCACAAGTTCTACCTCGTGCCGCTGAGCAAGCACATCCTCGTGCAGGAGAACGACTTCGTGAAGGCCGGTCAGTCCCTCAGCGATGGATCGATCGCCCCGGGTGACATTCTCAATATCCAAGGCCCCACACGCGTTCAGGAGTATCTTGTAGACGAGGTGCAGGACGTGTACCGTATGCAGGGCGTGAAGATCAACGACAAGCACTTCGAAGTGATCGTACGCCAGATGATGCGGAAGGTGGAGATCGAGGATCCGGGCGATACCCGTTTCCTGGAGCGCCAGGCCGTGATGAAGGCCGAGTTCATGGAGGAGAACGACGACATGTTCGACAAGCTCGTGGTGACCAGCGCCGGGGAAAGCGCCTCGGTGAAGGAAGGCCAGATCATCACGTTGCGGAAGCTGCGTGATGAGAACAGTGTGCTGAAGCGCAAGGACGGTAAGCTCGTGGAGACACGTTCCGCCACTCCGGCCACCAGCCGCCAGTTGCTCATGGGGATCACCCGCGCATCCTTGCAGACCGAGAGCTTCATCAGCGCGGCTTCCTTCCAGGAGACCACCAAAGTCCTCAACGAGGCTGCCGTGGCTGCGAAGGAGGACAACCTGAAGGGCCTGAAGGAGAACGTGATCGTGGGCCACTTGATCCCTGCGGGCACAGGCACCAGGGCCTTCCAGAAGGAACTGGTCTATGGCAAGGACGAGTATACCCGATTGATGGCGGCGAAACTTACCGCCCAGGAGATCGAAGAGTAA
- a CDS encoding DUF3467 domain-containing protein, whose product MADEKDQAKPNQLNIEISEEVADGIYSNLAIITHSNSEFVLDFVRVMPGVPKAKVKARVLLTPQHAKRLMRALADNVQKYEAVHGPIRETDMPEIPMNFGGPPAQA is encoded by the coding sequence ATGGCGGACGAAAAGGACCAAGCCAAGCCGAACCAGCTGAACATCGAGATCAGCGAGGAAGTGGCCGACGGCATCTATAGCAATCTGGCGATCATCACCCACAGTAACTCGGAGTTCGTGCTGGACTTCGTACGCGTGATGCCCGGAGTGCCCAAAGCGAAGGTGAAGGCCCGTGTCCTGCTCACCCCGCAGCATGCCAAGCGCCTGATGCGCGCACTGGCGGACAATGTGCAGAAGTACGAGGCCGTGCATGGGCCGATCCGGGAGACCGACATGCCGGAGATCCCGATGAACTTTGGTGGACCGCCGGCACAGGCGTGA
- a CDS encoding patatin-like phospholipase family protein — protein sequence MSRQVLLLSLLLLATGMRAQRIGVVLSGGGAVGLTHIGVLMALEDNDIPIDYITGSSMGALVGALYASGISPEEMDSLFQSDLYQQMSRGGVEPQYTYYFKQDMPDASMITLGVNVDTTLQMSLPTNLRSPVLIDFEQMRSFAGASAAADYNMDSLFVPFRCVASDITARQEVVFSKGDLAVAVRASMSYPFYFKPILVEGHLMMDGGMYNNFPSDVMFNAFLPDYIIGSNVAYNAPEPSADDLMSQLKAIMTQPTNYVLPCDPGIIIEPKTSTTIFDFASAKQAVLDGYASAMERMPEIKVEVKKRRAKAEVEQARTRFKAKCPPVVFGDIQFKELNKGQALYCERLVNKRNEPLTADALKPRYFRLYADYNIGGLFPQATYNKTRGNFDLDIQVKRERKLEVRFGGLVSSRPVNTGMLSARYNLFGRTSSRVEAVGYFGKFYTAAQLRWRTDLSSRKPVYIEPLITLNRWDHFNGFTSFFQEVRPSYIVQKEFWGGANAGMAMGTKGLLRLDAKYVQTKDSYYQNGDFDARDTSDVTEFKYATTGLTLERNSLNRKQQPNRGELLRVSLRYIGGNENTLPGSQWTDRQAFNARHDWLSLKATLDKYFLPKGIFKFGMLAEGVYSTQPFFQNYTATTIQTPVFQPTPESKTYFLQNYRATHYVAGGVRTIVAVARNKFDLRLEAYVFQPYKALKRADDNSVTEGSAISTRHYIGSGSLIYQSPLGPLWFNSSYIDGLSEAWVWSLNFGYVIFAQGARE from the coding sequence ATGTCCCGCCAAGTTCTCCTCCTTTCCCTTCTTCTGCTTGCCACGGGCATGCGGGCGCAGCGGATCGGTGTGGTGCTGAGCGGAGGGGGCGCGGTTGGTCTCACGCACATCGGTGTACTGATGGCCTTGGAGGACAATGACATCCCCATCGATTACATCACCGGGAGCAGCATGGGCGCGCTCGTCGGTGCCCTCTACGCTTCGGGTATTTCTCCGGAGGAAATGGATTCCCTCTTCCAAAGTGACCTCTACCAACAAATGTCGCGCGGTGGTGTGGAGCCACAGTACACGTACTACTTCAAGCAGGACATGCCGGATGCTTCAATGATCACCTTAGGGGTGAACGTGGACACCACCCTGCAGATGTCCCTACCCACCAACCTGCGTTCTCCGGTCCTTATCGATTTCGAGCAGATGCGGAGCTTCGCCGGTGCCTCTGCCGCTGCCGACTACAATATGGACAGCCTGTTCGTGCCCTTCCGGTGCGTGGCCTCGGACATCACTGCACGCCAGGAAGTGGTGTTCTCCAAGGGTGACCTGGCGGTGGCGGTGCGGGCCAGCATGAGCTATCCGTTCTACTTCAAGCCGATCCTGGTGGAGGGCCACTTGATGATGGACGGGGGGATGTACAACAACTTCCCGAGCGACGTCATGTTCAATGCCTTCCTGCCTGATTACATCATCGGCAGCAACGTGGCCTACAACGCGCCCGAACCAAGCGCTGACGACCTGATGAGCCAGCTGAAGGCCATCATGACCCAGCCCACCAATTATGTTCTTCCGTGCGACCCCGGCATCATCATCGAGCCCAAGACCAGCACGACAATATTTGATTTTGCCAGCGCCAAACAAGCGGTCCTTGATGGCTATGCCTCGGCGATGGAACGGATGCCGGAGATCAAGGTGGAGGTTAAAAAACGGCGGGCCAAGGCCGAAGTGGAACAGGCACGTACCCGGTTCAAAGCCAAGTGCCCCCCGGTGGTCTTTGGCGACATCCAGTTCAAGGAGCTGAACAAAGGGCAGGCCCTGTACTGCGAGCGGCTCGTGAACAAGCGGAACGAACCGCTCACGGCCGATGCCCTGAAACCACGCTATTTCCGGCTCTATGCGGACTACAACATCGGCGGGCTTTTCCCACAAGCCACCTATAACAAAACACGGGGAAATTTCGACCTCGATATCCAAGTGAAGCGGGAAAGGAAATTGGAGGTGCGGTTCGGGGGTCTGGTCAGCTCCCGCCCGGTCAATACCGGCATGTTATCCGCACGGTACAACTTGTTCGGGCGCACGAGTAGCCGTGTGGAGGCCGTTGGCTACTTCGGCAAATTCTATACGGCGGCACAATTGCGCTGGCGCACGGACCTCAGTTCGCGCAAGCCGGTCTATATCGAACCCCTCATTACCTTGAACCGGTGGGACCATTTCAACGGTTTCACCTCGTTCTTCCAGGAAGTGCGGCCCTCCTACATCGTCCAGAAGGAATTCTGGGGAGGGGCGAACGCGGGCATGGCCATGGGCACGAAAGGGCTGCTCCGGTTAGACGCCAAATACGTGCAGACCAAGGACAGCTACTACCAGAACGGAGATTTTGACGCACGCGACACCTCCGACGTGACCGAGTTCAAGTACGCCACAACGGGCCTGACCCTGGAACGCAACAGTTTGAACCGGAAGCAGCAACCGAACAGGGGCGAACTGCTCCGGGTGAGCCTACGCTATATCGGCGGGAACGAGAACACGCTTCCCGGTTCACAATGGACCGACCGGCAAGCCTTCAACGCCCGGCATGACTGGCTATCACTCAAGGCCACATTGGACAAGTACTTCCTGCCGAAAGGGATCTTCAAATTCGGCATGCTCGCCGAAGGCGTATACAGTACACAGCCCTTCTTCCAGAACTACACGGCAACCACCATCCAAACGCCGGTGTTCCAGCCCACGCCCGAGAGCAAGACCTATTTCCTGCAGAACTACAGAGCAACACACTACGTGGCAGGTGGCGTGCGGACCATCGTGGCCGTGGCCCGGAACAAGTTCGACCTGCGGCTCGAAGCGTATGTCTTCCAGCCCTACAAGGCGCTGAAGCGTGCGGACGACAACTCTGTGACCGAGGGCAGCGCCATCAGTACACGCCATTACATCGGCAGCGGCTCGTTGATCTACCAAAGCCCGCTCGGTCCGCTCTGGTTCAACAGCAGTTACATCGACGGGCTGAGCGAGGCTTGGGTCTGGAGCTTGAACTTCGGGTATGTGATCTTCGCACAGGGGGCGAGGGAATAG
- the rpoB gene encoding DNA-directed RNA polymerase subunit beta has product MAQTKSLQRKHKRIDFGSTFLPAQYPDFLDIQLKSFEEFFQIETLPENRETEGLYKVFMENFPITDTRNQFVLEFLDYFIDPPRYSIDECVERGLTYSVPLKAKLKLYCTDPEHEDFETIVQDVYLGQIPYMTPKGSFVVNGAERVIVSQLHRSPGVFFGQSRHANGTKLYSARVIPFKGSWIEFATDINGVMYAYIDRKKKLPVTTLLRSIGFESDKQILEIFGLADEIKVTKASLKDAVGRKLAARVLKSWVEDFVDEDTGEVVSIERNEVLIDRETILEEQHVEQILESGAKTIILHKLGVNAADYALIYNTLQKDTSNSEKEAVEVIYRQLRNAEPPDLETARSVIDKLFFSEQRYDLGEVGRYRINKKLGLESELSVRVLTKEDIIAIIRYLIELVNSKADVDDIDHLSNRRVRTVGEQLFSQFGVGLARMARTIRERMNVRDNEVFTPTDLINAKTLSSVINSFFGTNQLSQFMDQTNPLAEITHKRRLSALGPGGLSRERAGFEVRDVHYTHYGRLCTIETPEGPNIGLISSLCVYSKINSLGFIETPYREVKDGKVDLKGTPTYLSAEEEDMKMIAQANAQVAETGEFTGKRVKARQMGDFPVVEPKELELMDVAPNQIASIAASLIPFLEHNDANRALMGSNMMRQAVPLLLPEAPIVGTGLEELVAHDSRVLLAAEGDGTVKYVDSEKIVIEYKRSDDERSVSFDGDEKEYKLTKFMKTNQSTCMNLRPIVRKGEKVTTGQTLCEGYSTEDGELAIGRNLVVAFMPWKGYNFEDAIVISERVAREDMFTSIHIDEYSMEVRDTKRGQEELTADIPNVSEEATKDLDENGLIRIGAEVKEGDILIGKITPKGETDPSPEEKLLRAIFGDKAGDVKDASMKAPPSTKGVVINKKLFARAVKDKKTKGSEKAVLEQIAKEEAKELAELKNLLVDKLMALIGGVNSNGVFNKYKEEQIRKGVKFSAKVLGGVDYITADPTDWTADKKTNELVRQLIHNYTIRYGDISGAFKRKNFQVSIGDELPTGIMKMAKVYLANKRKLTVGDKMAGRHGNKGIVSKIVRDADMPFLEDGTPVDIVLNPLGVPSRMNLGQIYETVLGWAGLKLDRKYATPIFDGATIDEINAETDEAGIPRYGKAYLYDGGTGERFHQPATVGVIYMLKLAHMVDDKMHARSIGPYSLITQQPLGGKAQFGGQRFGEMEVWALEAFGAANILQEILTVKSDDVMGRAKAYEAIVKGDPMPVPGIPESFNVLLHELRGLTLEVSLENEGDNNNKSNS; this is encoded by the coding sequence ATGGCCCAGACGAAGTCCCTCCAGCGCAAGCACAAGCGCATCGATTTCGGTTCCACGTTCCTTCCGGCGCAGTATCCGGATTTCCTTGACATCCAACTGAAGAGCTTCGAGGAGTTCTTTCAGATCGAGACCCTCCCCGAGAACCGGGAGACCGAGGGTCTCTACAAGGTGTTCATGGAGAATTTCCCCATCACGGACACCCGGAACCAGTTCGTGCTCGAATTTCTTGACTACTTCATCGATCCCCCGCGCTACAGCATCGACGAGTGCGTCGAGCGCGGCCTCACCTACAGTGTTCCGCTGAAGGCCAAGCTGAAGCTTTATTGCACCGATCCGGAGCACGAGGATTTCGAGACCATTGTACAGGACGTATACCTGGGCCAGATCCCCTACATGACCCCCAAAGGCTCGTTCGTGGTGAACGGCGCCGAGCGCGTGATCGTGAGCCAGCTGCACCGCAGCCCGGGCGTGTTCTTCGGCCAAAGCCGCCACGCCAACGGCACCAAGTTGTACAGCGCCCGCGTGATCCCCTTCAAAGGATCCTGGATCGAATTCGCGACGGACATCAACGGCGTGATGTACGCCTACATCGACCGTAAGAAAAAATTGCCGGTGACAACCCTGCTGCGTTCCATCGGTTTCGAAAGTGACAAGCAGATCCTGGAGATCTTCGGCCTGGCCGATGAGATCAAGGTGACCAAGGCCTCCCTGAAGGATGCCGTGGGCCGCAAGCTCGCCGCCCGTGTGCTGAAGAGCTGGGTGGAGGATTTCGTGGACGAGGATACCGGTGAGGTGGTCTCGATCGAACGGAACGAGGTGCTGATCGACCGCGAGACGATCTTGGAGGAGCAGCACGTGGAGCAGATCCTCGAGAGCGGCGCCAAGACGATCATCCTGCACAAGTTGGGCGTGAACGCGGCCGACTATGCCTTGATCTACAACACCCTGCAAAAAGACACCTCGAACTCCGAGAAGGAGGCCGTGGAGGTGATCTACCGCCAATTGCGCAACGCTGAGCCCCCCGATCTGGAGACGGCTCGCAGCGTGATCGACAAGCTGTTCTTCAGCGAGCAGCGCTACGACCTCGGTGAGGTGGGCCGCTACCGCATCAACAAAAAACTGGGCCTCGAAAGTGAGCTCAGCGTGCGGGTGCTCACCAAGGAGGACATCATCGCCATCATCCGTTACCTTATCGAACTGGTGAACTCCAAGGCCGATGTGGACGACATCGACCACTTGAGCAACCGCCGCGTCCGCACCGTGGGCGAGCAGTTGTTCAGCCAGTTCGGCGTGGGTCTGGCGCGTATGGCCCGCACCATCCGAGAGCGCATGAACGTGCGTGATAACGAGGTGTTCACTCCCACGGACCTCATCAATGCCAAGACCCTGAGCTCGGTGATCAATTCGTTCTTCGGAACGAACCAATTGAGCCAGTTCATGGATCAGACCAACCCGCTGGCGGAGATCACCCACAAACGCCGCCTCTCGGCACTCGGGCCAGGAGGTCTCAGCCGCGAGCGCGCCGGTTTCGAGGTGCGCGACGTGCATTACACGCACTATGGCCGCCTCTGCACCATCGAGACGCCGGAAGGACCGAACATCGGTCTGATCAGTTCGCTTTGCGTGTACAGCAAGATCAACAGCCTGGGCTTCATCGAAACGCCCTACCGTGAGGTGAAGGACGGCAAGGTGGACCTGAAGGGCACGCCCACCTACCTCAGCGCCGAGGAGGAGGACATGAAGATGATCGCCCAGGCCAACGCCCAGGTGGCGGAGACCGGCGAATTCACCGGCAAGCGCGTGAAGGCCCGCCAGATGGGCGACTTCCCCGTAGTGGAACCGAAGGAACTGGAGCTGATGGACGTGGCCCCGAACCAGATCGCCTCCATTGCCGCCAGCTTGATCCCCTTCTTGGAGCACAACGACGCCAACCGTGCGCTGATGGGTTCCAACATGATGCGCCAAGCGGTTCCCCTGTTGCTTCCGGAAGCCCCCATCGTGGGTACGGGCCTGGAGGAATTAGTGGCGCACGACAGCCGTGTACTGCTTGCCGCAGAAGGCGACGGCACGGTGAAATACGTGGACAGCGAGAAGATCGTGATCGAGTACAAGCGCTCCGATGACGAACGCTCCGTGAGCTTTGATGGTGACGAGAAGGAGTACAAGCTCACCAAGTTCATGAAGACCAACCAGAGCACCTGCATGAACCTGCGCCCCATCGTCCGCAAGGGCGAAAAGGTGACCACGGGGCAGACGCTCTGCGAAGGCTACAGTACCGAGGACGGAGAGCTGGCCATCGGCCGCAATCTCGTGGTGGCCTTCATGCCATGGAAGGGATACAACTTCGAGGATGCCATCGTGATCAGCGAGCGGGTGGCCCGCGAGGACATGTTCACCTCCATCCACATCGACGAGTACAGCATGGAGGTCCGCGACACCAAACGCGGTCAAGAGGAACTCACGGCGGACATCCCGAACGTGAGCGAGGAGGCCACAAAGGACCTTGATGAGAACGGCCTGATCCGCATCGGTGCCGAGGTGAAGGAAGGTGACATCCTTATTGGCAAGATCACCCCGAAAGGGGAGACTGACCCCAGCCCGGAGGAGAAGCTGCTCCGTGCCATCTTCGGCGACAAGGCCGGAGATGTGAAGGACGCTTCCATGAAGGCCCCGCCCAGCACCAAAGGCGTGGTGATCAACAAGAAACTCTTCGCCCGCGCGGTGAAGGACAAGAAGACCAAAGGCAGCGAGAAGGCCGTACTGGAGCAGATCGCGAAGGAAGAGGCGAAGGAACTGGCCGAACTGAAGAATCTGCTGGTGGACAAGTTGATGGCGCTGATCGGCGGCGTCAACTCCAACGGCGTCTTCAACAAGTACAAGGAAGAGCAGATCCGCAAGGGCGTGAAATTCAGCGCGAAAGTGCTGGGCGGTGTGGACTACATCACCGCGGACCCCACGGACTGGACCGCGGACAAGAAGACAAACGAGCTCGTCCGTCAGTTGATCCACAACTACACCATCCGCTACGGCGACATCAGCGGAGCGTTCAAGCGCAAAAATTTCCAGGTCAGCATCGGTGATGAACTGCCCACGGGCATCATGAAGATGGCCAAGGTGTACCTCGCCAACAAGCGCAAGCTCACGGTGGGGGATAAGATGGCCGGCCGCCACGGGAACAAGGGCATCGTGTCCAAGATCGTCCGCGACGCCGACATGCCCTTCCTCGAGGACGGCACACCGGTGGACATCGTGTTGAACCCCTTGGGCGTGCCTTCCCGCATGAACCTGGGCCAGATCTATGAGACCGTGCTCGGTTGGGCCGGTCTGAAGCTGGACCGCAAGTACGCTACCCCGATCTTCGACGGCGCTACCATCGATGAGATCAATGCCGAGACCGATGAGGCGGGCATCCCCCGCTACGGCAAGGCCTACCTCTACGACGGCGGTACCGGCGAACGCTTCCACCAACCTGCGACCGTAGGTGTGATCTACATGCTGAAACTCGCCCACATGGTGGACGACAAGATGCACGCACGTTCCATCGGGCCGTACAGCCTCATCACCCAGCAGCCGTTGGGCGGTAAAGCACAGTTCGGCGGACAGCGTTTCGGCGAGATGGAAGTGTGGGCGTTGGAGGCCTTCGGTGCCGCCAACATCCTGCAGGAGATACTCACCGTGAAGAGCGATGACGTGATGGGCCGCGCCAAGGCCTACGAGGCGATCGTGAAAGGCGATCCGATGCCGGTGCCGGGCATCCCCGAATCATTCAATGTCCTCCTGCACGAACTCCGCGGCCTCACCTTGGAAGTGAGCCTGGAGAACGAGGGCGATAACAACAACAAGTCGAACTCCTGA